The Gemmatimonas aurantiaca T-27 DNA segment ACCGTCGGCGCCGGCTTCATGGCCCGTACCAGCGTGACGATGTGATACAGTGCGGCGATAGCGAGGCCGGCGAGCAGGAGGCGCGTGGCGTCGAGCGGCATGCGGTGGGAGGGGTGAGGGAAATACGAAGGCGACCGCAGATGCCTCCGCGGTCGCCTCCAACAATCGCGCAGAAACGCTCAGGACGCCAGCAGTCCGGGGATCAACGTCAGCGCCGCACCCAACGCCCAGGCAATGAGCGCCACAAGCGCGCCGGTCGTGCGTTCCACCCGTGCCACGACGCTCACCGCGATCGCGATCAGCACACACTGCCACACGCTGAACACATCGATCGTCATGAGGAAGGTGTGGAGCACGGTGGACGCCGCGTAGGGATCGACAAAACGCGCCGGTCCGAGTGACGCATCGGCCAACGAACGCACATTTGTCGTATCCAGCACAGCGCCCTGTACCGCCGTGGTCAGATAGCCAAACAAACGGGGCGACGAAGAAACCGCCGCGATCGTGAGCGCCTGACCGTACCGCAATGGGGCAGACATGGTCTTGCCGCCCCACTTGATGAACAGGGCGGAAAGCAGAGCCCCGATGGGGATGAACAGCAACGGCGACGCATAGTATGCATACGTCGAGATGTTGCGCGTCATGTTCGCCGCGCCTTCGGGGATGGGCCTGCCCGACTTCGCGGCCAGGGCCATCTGCAGGTCGGCGCCCGCGTCGATGTACGGCTGCACCAGACTGCCGGTTGCCACCACGATCACCAGGCCAACAATCGCCAGCACGAGCAGGTACATGCCGGCCTTACGATCGCGCGTACGGTCGAACACGGCCGCCGGCGACCACAGGACTTCCAGCAGATCCTCGATCACACCGGACTGTTTTGGGGCTGTCGTGGTGAATTCACTCATCGAGCCGCTTCTCCCTCGAGATAGGTGTATCCCTCAAGCCCCGCCACGTAGTCGGCAATGAAGGCGTTGGCCTCATCCCGCGTGAGCAGTGAGGAGCCATTCACCTTGCGACGGAACGTGGCGAGGAGCTGCGATGCGCCGAACTGCACGTAGTTGAGCACCTCGGTCACCGTGTCCCCCTCTACGAGATCGGTGATCTCGTAGTTTCCCTGATCGTTCAGTCGCACATGTACGGCATTTGTATCCCCGAACAGATTGTGCAGATCGCCGAGGATTTCCTGGTACGCGCCAGTCAGGAAGATGCCGAGGATGTAGTCCTCTCCGTCGCGGAACTCATGCAGTTCGAGACTGGACCGGCCGTTCTTCCCCCCCACGAACCGATCGATCTTGCCATCGGAGTCGCAGGTGACGTCCTGCAGGGTACCGCGACGCGCCGGCTCTTCGAGCAGGCGGTGGATGGGCATGATGGGAAAGAGCTGATCGATGGCCCAGCTATCCGGCAGTGACTGGAAGAGCGAGAAATTGCAGAAGTACCGGTCCACCAACGCCGACTCGAGTTCGGGCAGAATATCCTGATAGGTATCAGGATCGGCCTTGGCGATACGATAGGTCGCGTTCATCGTGGCCAGCCACAGCACCTCGGCCTTGGCCAGCCCGCGCAGGTTCAACACACCCGAGTTGAAGTACTGGCGCGCACGATCCTTGTCGAACGATGCGTCGTGGAACACTTCGAGCACCTTGCGCGGACGCGCCGCACGTTCGGTCAGCGTACGCCAGTCCTCGTACATCTCGTGCAGCAACGAATGGTCGTCGTCGTCGAGCGCCGGAATCGGCTGCTCGGCCTGCGACTCCACATCGATCACCTTGATCAGCAGCAGGGCGTGGTGCGCCGTCAGCGCACGCCCCGACTCACTGATGATGTGTGGCATCGACAGCTCGGCTTCACGGCACGCTTCGGCGATGGTGTACACGACGTCGTTGGCGTACTCCTGCAACGTGTAGTTCACGCTGGCGTTGTTCGTGGAGTTGGTGCCGTCGTAGTCGATGCCCAGTCCACCACCCACGTCCACGTGCGTGATATCCACACCCACGGCGCGCAGCTCGAGATAGAACCGCGCCACTTCCTGCAGCCCCGACTTGATGAAGCGGATATCGGTGATCTGGCTGCCCAAGTGGAAGTGAATGAGCTTGAGAATGTCGAGCCGATTGGCTGCCTGCAGCTTGTCGATGAGCTTGATGAGCTCCGCCGAGCTGAGACCGAACTTGCTCTTCTCACCACCACTCTGCGCCCAACGTCCGGCGCCTTCACTGGCCAGCTTGATACGCACGCCACAGGTGGGCGTCACGCCCAGCTCATCGGCCACTTCGAGCAGCACATCGAGTTCACTCACCTGCTCGAGCACGATGAACACCGTGTGCCCGAGCTTCTGCCCCATGAGGGCCAGACGCATGAACTCGTGGTCCTTGTAGCCGTTGCAGACGATGAGATGCTCGGTGCTGTGTGACAGCCCCAGCACGGCCTGCAACTCCGGCTTGGAACCACACTCGAGTCCCACGCCGTGTGTCTTGCCGAAGCGCACGATCTCTTCGACCACATGACGTTGCTGATTCACCTTGATCGGATACACCGTGGTATACCCACCGGTGTATTCGAATTCCCGGATCGCCGCCCCGAATCGTTCACTCAGCGTTTCGATGCGCGAGCGCAGAATGTCGGAGAAGCGCAGCAGGATGGGCAACTGCACGCCCTGCCCTTCCAGGTCGGCCGCGAGATCGCGCAGATCCAGCGTGCGATTGGGGTGCCCCGGATCGGGGCGCACGATCACATGACCGCGATCGTTGACGTCGAAATAACCGGCGCCCCACCCTTCCACGTTGTAGAGGGTGCGCGCGGATTCAAGCGACCACGGCTTCGGTGGCGCGGGTTCGACGATGGGCTGAGTGCGAGTTGCCATAGGGGCGGAAAGCTAGACGGTTCGCATCGGCGGGGGGAGCCGCCGGGGCGAACCGTCAGAGAGACCGTCAGAATTGTGACACCGCGAGCAGCGGTGTCAGAGGCCGACTGCGCCTCCGCTGCGCCTCAGTTGTCACCATCCAGCAACCGGCCAAGCCCGCCGAGCGCCGAGCCTTCTTCCCGCCCGCGCCCGCCGGCCCGCGGTGACGCCGCGATGATGCGATCGGCCAGCCGTGAGAACGGCAACGTCTGCAGGATCACACGCCCCGGTCCGGTCAGGCTGACGAAGAACAATCCTTCGCCACCGAACAATGCCGTCTTGATGCCTGGCACACGCTGGATGTCGTAGTTCACCGTCGGCTGGAAGGCCACCAGGCAACCCGTGTCCACGCGCAGTTGCTCGCCCGGCGCCAGATCGATGGCGTGCAGTGTGCCAGAGGCGTGCAGGAAGGCGAGCCCATCGCCCTGCAGCTTCTGCAGGATGAAGCCTTCCCCACCGAAGAAGCCCGCGCCAATGCGCCGCGTGAACGCCACCGAGATGTCGATCCCACGTGCCGCACAGAGGAACGAGTCTTTCTGCGCCAGCACCGTGCCGCCCCAATCGCGAAGATTGAGCGGCACGATCTTGCCCGGGTACGGCGCCGCGAAGGCCACGTCGGATCGACGGGCCCCCGCATTGCCAAACAGCGTGACAAAAAACGAGTCGCCGGCCAGCACCCGTTTTCCGGCGCCCACGAGTTTGTCGAACAACGAACCACTGCGCGCATTGGGATCGAGGGTCGTGGCCATCGTGATCCCTTCGCGCATGAACATCATCGCACCGGCCTCCGCGAACACCGACTCACCCGGATCCAGCGTGACGATGACTGCCTGCAAGTCATCGCCGATGATCTGGTAGTCGATCTCGTCTGCCGCCATTACCTGCCTCCGTTGCTCCCGTTGGGTTCCCCGGTGGGCGTAATCGTCCGCACCGGCTGTGGCGCCATCTTCACCTGATCGCGGCCTTTCTCCAGATAGGGAATGCCACGCACCATCCATGACGGGGCATCGGCCCCCTGAAGTTTCACCGCGAAGAAATCCTGCATCTTCTGGTCGATGTCCTTCTGGTTGGCGCGCTTGGTCGGATTGTGCTCATCGCCGTTGTACACGAGCATGTACGCTTCCTTCTGCAGGCGGCGCATGGCCACATAGAACTCGATGCCCTGGTACCAGGGTACGGCGCCGTCGTTGTCGTTGGCCATGAACAGCACCGGCGTGGTCACCCGATCGAGGCGGAACAGCGGTGAGTTCTCGATGAACCGCTCGGGGTACTGCCAGAGCGACCCGCCGATGCGGCTCTGCGTGTGCTCGTACTGGAACGCGCGCGCGAGCCCCGACGCCCAGCGGATGCCACCGTACGCGCTGGTCATGTTCACCACGGTGGCGTTGGGCACCGCGGCGGCGAACATGTTGGTCACCGTGACCAGATACGCCGACTGGTAGCCACCCCACGACTGACCGGTGATGCCGATACGCTTGGGATCGACAAACCCCTTCTGGATCAGCGACTGCACACCGGGGATGATCGACTTGGCCGCGCTCGGCCCGGGCTGACCATCCGTGTACACGATGTCCGGCATGAACACCACATACCCCAGCGAGTTGTACACCAGCGGATTCACCGTATTGCGGCCACTCGGCGCCTGATACCCGTGCAGCCCGTCGGTGAGTTTCTCGTAGTAGTACACCACCATCGGGTATTGCTTCGACGCGTCGAAGTTCTCCGGCTTGTACAGCAGACCGCGCAACGGGATACCGTCACCATTGAACCACGACACCAATTCCACCGTACCACGCGGATACTGGCTGTCCTGTGGATTGGCGTTGGAGATCTTGGTGGTCTGCGCGATATCCGAACCGGTCCACAGATCGGGGAACTCACGATACGTGCTCTGCGTGAGCAGATACTGCTCGGCATCGCGGGCCTTCTGCAGGCCGGCATAGTTGCGATCGCCCATCACGATGCGCTCGGGGCGGCTGTCCACGCCGAGCTTCTCGCGCCAGAAGCCGCTGGCCTTGGTGAGCGAATCCACCGCACGCAGCAGGAGCGGCGTGTTCACGTCGATGAAGGGATCGTCACGATCGAGGTTGACCACGCGGAACGTCATGCCCCCACGACGCCCTTCGCCTTCAGTCAGGTTGCGCGGCGCGGCCACACCACTCGGATCGACTTCCCAGATGTCGAAGCGATCGTAGATGAGGACGCGCTTGTCGCCCGTGGTCCAGCCGCCGATGCCGTACGGAGGCGGCACATCGGGCGAATCGAACTCCTCATCCTGGAACTTGACCGGCAGCTTGTCCGTGAGGTTCACCCGCTTGCCCGTGGCCGTGGCGTACGCCTGCCACTGCCCGTTTTCGAACCAGATCGCATAACCGGCGCCCGGTGAGAGCTGCACGTTGCCATCGAGCTTGCGGCCGATGAGCGTGCGAGCACCGGTGGTCGGGTCGATCATGTACGCATCGCTGGCGCCTTCACCCCAGAACTGGGGGATGGCGTATTCGAGCGCATTGATGCCGAGGACCCGCTTGCCGTCGTTGCTCACCGTGACGCGGATGCTGTCGTTGGCGAGCTGCGCCCACTTGTTGGTGGCCAACGTGTAGAGCGCCGTGAACGTGCGGTTCCGGTCGCGGGTCGCGTTGAGCTTCTGCTGCGGCTGCGTCTGTGCGTCCTGCCAGTGCCACAGATCGTAGACGGCCTTTTCGGCGAGGGAATCGGCCGGAATGGAGTCGAACGGCACGACGCCGATGGAGAACGTCAGTGCACTGCCATCGCGCGTGAACTCCACCGGACCACGGTCCGCGATCAGCAGCCCGGCCTGCACATCGGCCGACGTGACCAGCTTGCGCGTGGCAATCGTCTTGCCCTTGGCCGGTGCCAACGACGCGTGGTACAGCGCGAAGCGCGGCTGCGCGGTGCTGTCACCAAGATCGGAAACGAGCGCGAGCTGCGTGCCGGCGCGATCGAAGGCGAGGCTGCGGTAGGTGGCCGCACCGGTGAGCAGCGAGGTGACAGCGCCCGTCGGCAGCGCGCGCACAAACGCGCCGTTGTTGGCGCCATCGCGCGTGGTGACGGAATAGGCCAGCCACTTCTCCCCTTCATCGAACGTGAAGTTCGTCACGCCTTCAATGCGGGTGTCGGTGCCGTTGGACAGATCGCGCAACACCAGCGTCGTACCGTACTCACGCCGCGGACGGCCAGTCGAGTCGGTGCGGGCCGCACCGCCGGCATTGGCCCCCGCGCCCGCACCCGCGGCCCCACCACGCGCGGCGGTGGTGTCTTCGAGCAGGTAAGCGAGAAAGCGACCGCCCCGTCGTGCGAGTTGGAAGGAGCGCACGTTGCTCACCCGGGTCACGGCCCCATCGGCCGTGTTCAGGATGCCGAGCGCCGTGCGTGGTGGCGTGCTACCACGACGACGGCGCGCGCCATCCACGTCGGCACGGGTCGGATAAATGAGGAACGCCACCACACGGGAATCGGCGCTCACCTGCGCTGCCTGCGCCGTGAAGTTGGCCGGACCGGAGGCACCCGCCTGCAACTGCGGACGTCCGGTGAAGCCTCGTGGCGCGCGATACTCGGTGGTGCCACTCGTGGCCCGCACCACCAGCTCGCCTTCACCCACCACGGGGCTCAGGGTGTACACGGCCCACTTGCCGTCGTTGGACAGCGTGGACCCACCGATGGTGCGCCACTCGTCGTAGGTGTCCTGCGTGATTGGCTTCTTGCCAGCCGGCAAGGGTGGCGGCGTCCATCGGCTCACCGCCGTGTATGGATTGGCCGGCTGGGCGGCCAGCGCGAGCGGTGAGGCCACCAGCGACAGCGTGCTGCCGATGGTGAGCGCGGCAAACGCGGAACGGACACGCGTGCCTGCAGGAGAGGTCGAGGGGTGCATCGCTGTCGATCGCATCGGAGCGGGTGCAGACGTGAGAGGGGCGGACTGGTCGCGCGCGGGCCCGGTGCCCAACTTGGAACCGGAACATCTACAACTCTCTAGACTAACGGCGCGGCCCCCGCCGCGTGAGGAGCATGATGCGGCGGTTGCTTGGCTATTTCGTGCGTGGACTGGTGTTGCTGACCCCCCTGGCCGTCACGATCTGGGTGTGCTGGATCGTGTTCACCAGAGTGGATGGCTGGCTGGGTCTGCCCGTCCAGGGCGCTGGCTTCGTGGCCACGATCGTACTGATCACCGCCGTCGGTTTCCTGGGTTCGAACCTGCTCACCCGCACCCTCGTCTCGGGGTTGGAGAGCATCATGACGCGGCTCCCCTTCGTGCGGCTGCTGTACGGGTCGACGAAGGATCTGCTCAATGCGTTCGTGGGCGAGAAGCGGCGCTTCGACAAGCCAGTCATCGTGAGCATCACCCCGGATGACCGGGTGCACCTCATGGGATTCGTGACCCAGGAATCGCTGGCTCACCTCGACCTCGAGGACCAGGTGGCGGTCTACTGCCCGCACTCGTACAACTTCTCGGGCCAACTGTATGTGGTGCATGCCAGCAAGATCCGACCGCTGGATGTCGCCAGTGCCGATGCGATGGCCTTCGTGGTGTCCGGCGGCGTATCGGGGCTGGTGACAGGTGGTGCGGTGCCGGCAGCACCGGCGGAATCGCGGCGCGTGGGAGCTGGACCACACGAGGCCTGAACCGCTTCAGGTGAACCAATGCGCCAGTGCTGGACGGGCCGCCTTGGCCTGGAGGGTCCAACTATGCGCACGCCGGGCATCGCCAATCCGTCCAAATAGCTGGACCAGCCTCACGATCGGAGGGGCGAATCGTTCCTCCACGGTTGGCGCCTCCGAAGACCGCACCCGTTGTTCGATTCTGTCGATTTCCTCAGCGAGCAGCGCCCGGACCAGTGCGCGGTACGACGCGTCCCCCTCGCTGAGGGCCGCGCGAAAGCGTTCCGCGTTGGGTAGGTCGGGCGCCTGTTCCCGAACGCCGACCGCGTCGGCGAGACGGCCCTCATCCTCGAGCAGGTGCACGAGCCGTTCCCGCGCCGCCCGGTGCCGGGGTTCGAGCAGCAAGGTGCGACGCAACGCGTCCTCCGCGCCTCGACTGTCACCGGCCGCCAGCCGCGCCGCGCCGAGTGAGCTCAGGAACAGGGCAATGTCCGGCTCCAACGCCACGGCGCGCTCCATCGCTTCAACGGCTTGCCCCCGACGACCGGCCATGCCGAGCCAGATACCGTGGAACCGATGTCCCTCCGCATACGACGGGTCGTTGCGGACGGCTCTCGCAAATTCATGACCGGCACGGGTAAAGTCGTCGTCCAGGTAGAGAGCCTGCACCCCGAAGTGCACATGTGGTACGGCCAGTGTCGGGTCGAGCGCCAACGCTTCATGACTCAACGTGATCGCCCGTCCGAACTGTTCGTCGAATGGCGTCAGCAGACCACGCCGCGCGGCGACCGCATGAAAATTGGCCAGACCGGCGACCGCCGGAGCAAAGGTCGGATCGAGTGCACGGGCTTGTTCGAAATACTCTCGACATTGCAACAGATCCTGCGCGGTACCACCATGCGCGGCGCGAAGAAACAGGTAGTGGACTCGTGCTTGCAGACTCCAGGTATCGGGAGCGTAGGGGCGGCTCACGTGAGCCACCCGCTCTATCGCCCGTACGGCGCCGCGCGTGTTGGCCTCACGTTGATCCGTCGCCGCCTGTTGCCATAGGGCGCGAAGGCGAGCACGCTCATTGGCCAACCATCGGTCGAACGCCGCCGCGCCGCGCACATGCAGGCCATGGAGCGGCTGCACGCTCTCCCCCGACAAGGGGCCGTTGTCGAGACCCAGCAGTCCATCGCGCTCGAGATCGTGGACGTCGCAACTGAGCAACGCCGGATTCACGCCGATCAACTGATCGCCGACCGAGAGGATGGCCGCTTCCCCGAGGCGCGAGCGCACGCCGTGCAGCGCGTTGCGCAAGCCGCGGCGCGCAGTGGCCGCGTCCACGTTGGGCCAGAGCAAGGCCATGAGGACCTCACGCGCCTGTAGCCCACGTGGGCGGGCCAGCGTCAGATAGCAGACCAGCGCGAGCTGCCGTGGCTGCGTGACGAGTGACGACCACACCGTCTCACCGTGTGCCCGAACGGCGACCGTGCCAAGTGCGGCGAGACGAAATGGAGGAGCCGGGATCGCGGACACCGTCTGATCGTGCGGGCAACCCGACTAGTCGTCAAGCCACCGCTGGACGCGCGTCAGAGCCCTGACAGGTGACGGACACAGGACCACCACTGTCCCGGCTGCGTCAGAGGAGGCAACTCGGGTTGTGCCGGTAGGTACTCGATGGTGGTGGTGGTATCGATCAATCCCAAGGCTCCGGCGGAATCCCGGACGAGCACCCGAAGCCGTGCGAGGCCCGCGGGTACCTGCACGCCGTCCACCTTCACCAGCAAAAACTCGTTGGCCCATGGATACGGATCGAATCCGTTGACACGCTCCGTCATGCCCGGTCGGAAGCGCATGTTGCCACTGCACCAGCCAGTGCTCAGCGTTGGAATCGAAAACTCCATGGCCTCGA contains these protein-coding regions:
- a CDS encoding YIP1 family protein gives rise to the protein MSEFTTTAPKQSGVIEDLLEVLWSPAAVFDRTRDRKAGMYLLVLAIVGLVIVVATGSLVQPYIDAGADLQMALAAKSGRPIPEGAANMTRNISTYAYYASPLLFIPIGALLSALFIKWGGKTMSAPLRYGQALTIAAVSSSPRLFGYLTTAVQGAVLDTTNVRSLADASLGPARFVDPYAASTVLHTFLMTIDVFSVWQCVLIAIAVSVVARVERTTGALVALIAWALGAALTLIPGLLAS
- the speA gene encoding biosynthetic arginine decarboxylase, whose amino-acid sequence is MATRTQPIVEPAPPKPWSLESARTLYNVEGWGAGYFDVNDRGHVIVRPDPGHPNRTLDLRDLAADLEGQGVQLPILLRFSDILRSRIETLSERFGAAIREFEYTGGYTTVYPIKVNQQRHVVEEIVRFGKTHGVGLECGSKPELQAVLGLSHSTEHLIVCNGYKDHEFMRLALMGQKLGHTVFIVLEQVSELDVLLEVADELGVTPTCGVRIKLASEGAGRWAQSGGEKSKFGLSSAELIKLIDKLQAANRLDILKLIHFHLGSQITDIRFIKSGLQEVARFYLELRAVGVDITHVDVGGGLGIDYDGTNSTNNASVNYTLQEYANDVVYTIAEACREAELSMPHIISESGRALTAHHALLLIKVIDVESQAEQPIPALDDDDHSLLHEMYEDWRTLTERAARPRKVLEVFHDASFDKDRARQYFNSGVLNLRGLAKAEVLWLATMNATYRIAKADPDTYQDILPELESALVDRYFCNFSLFQSLPDSWAIDQLFPIMPIHRLLEEPARRGTLQDVTCDSDGKIDRFVGGKNGRSSLELHEFRDGEDYILGIFLTGAYQEILGDLHNLFGDTNAVHVRLNDQGNYEITDLVEGDTVTEVLNYVQFGASQLLATFRRKVNGSSLLTRDEANAFIADYVAGLEGYTYLEGEAAR
- a CDS encoding TIGR00266 family protein encodes the protein MAADEIDYQIIGDDLQAVIVTLDPGESVFAEAGAMMFMREGITMATTLDPNARSGSLFDKLVGAGKRVLAGDSFFVTLFGNAGARRSDVAFAAPYPGKIVPLNLRDWGGTVLAQKDSFLCAARGIDISVAFTRRIGAGFFGGEGFILQKLQGDGLAFLHASGTLHAIDLAPGEQLRVDTGCLVAFQPTVNYDIQRVPGIKTALFGGEGLFFVSLTGPGRVILQTLPFSRLADRIIAASPRAGGRGREEGSALGGLGRLLDGDN
- a CDS encoding alpha/beta hydrolase family protein — translated: MRSTAMHPSTSPAGTRVRSAFAALTIGSTLSLVASPLALAAQPANPYTAVSRWTPPPLPAGKKPITQDTYDEWRTIGGSTLSNDGKWAVYTLSPVVGEGELVVRATSGTTEYRAPRGFTGRPQLQAGASGPANFTAQAAQVSADSRVVAFLIYPTRADVDGARRRRGSTPPRTALGILNTADGAVTRVSNVRSFQLARRGGRFLAYLLEDTTAARGGAAGAGAGANAGGAARTDSTGRPRREYGTTLVLRDLSNGTDTRIEGVTNFTFDEGEKWLAYSVTTRDGANNGAFVRALPTGAVTSLLTGAATYRSLAFDRAGTQLALVSDLGDSTAQPRFALYHASLAPAKGKTIATRKLVTSADVQAGLLIADRGPVEFTRDGSALTFSIGVVPFDSIPADSLAEKAVYDLWHWQDAQTQPQQKLNATRDRNRTFTALYTLATNKWAQLANDSIRVTVSNDGKRVLGINALEYAIPQFWGEGASDAYMIDPTTGARTLIGRKLDGNVQLSPGAGYAIWFENGQWQAYATATGKRVNLTDKLPVKFQDEEFDSPDVPPPYGIGGWTTGDKRVLIYDRFDIWEVDPSGVAAPRNLTEGEGRRGGMTFRVVNLDRDDPFIDVNTPLLLRAVDSLTKASGFWREKLGVDSRPERIVMGDRNYAGLQKARDAEQYLLTQSTYREFPDLWTGSDIAQTTKISNANPQDSQYPRGTVELVSWFNGDGIPLRGLLYKPENFDASKQYPMVVYYYEKLTDGLHGYQAPSGRNTVNPLVYNSLGYVVFMPDIVYTDGQPGPSAAKSIIPGVQSLIQKGFVDPKRIGITGQSWGGYQSAYLVTVTNMFAAAVPNATVVNMTSAYGGIRWASGLARAFQYEHTQSRIGGSLWQYPERFIENSPLFRLDRVTTPVLFMANDNDGAVPWYQGIEFYVAMRRLQKEAYMLVYNGDEHNPTKRANQKDIDQKMQDFFAVKLQGADAPSWMVRGIPYLEKGRDQVKMAPQPVRTITPTGEPNGSNGGR
- a CDS encoding DUF502 domain-containing protein; this translates as MMRRLLGYFVRGLVLLTPLAVTIWVCWIVFTRVDGWLGLPVQGAGFVATIVLITAVGFLGSNLLTRTLVSGLESIMTRLPFVRLLYGSTKDLLNAFVGEKRRFDKPVIVSITPDDRVHLMGFVTQESLAHLDLEDQVAVYCPHSYNFSGQLYVVHASKIRPLDVASADAMAFVVSGGVSGLVTGGAVPAAPAESRRVGAGPHEA